The following proteins are encoded in a genomic region of Galbibacter sp. BG1:
- the speB gene encoding agmatinase, with amino-acid sequence MSKKNYAGIPEKYARLDDAQVVLIPVPYDGTSTWQKGADKGPQAFLDASENMELFDIETRSEPYKKGVYLAPPVTENSSPEKMVDTVHKITKNYIKQDKFVTLFGGEHSISIGSIRAFAESFEDLTVLQIDAHADLREEYEGSKCNHACAVYEASQKTKLIQVGIRSMDISELDNMIEDQTYFAEDINQSDDWVDDSIHQMTENVFITIDLDAFDPSILPSTGTPEPGGLLWYETLEYLKKVFKKKNVVGFDIVELCPNEKEKSSDFLAAKLYYKMLAYKFKYANSKNQDDDDEE; translated from the coding sequence ATGAGTAAGAAAAATTATGCCGGAATCCCGGAAAAATATGCCCGTCTAGACGACGCACAAGTAGTACTTATTCCCGTTCCATACGACGGAACCAGCACTTGGCAAAAAGGAGCCGATAAAGGACCACAGGCCTTTTTGGATGCCTCTGAAAACATGGAGCTTTTTGATATTGAAACCAGAAGCGAACCCTACAAAAAGGGAGTTTATTTGGCACCACCGGTAACGGAGAACAGTTCTCCGGAAAAAATGGTCGATACGGTTCATAAAATCACCAAAAACTATATTAAACAAGATAAGTTTGTTACGCTTTTTGGCGGCGAACATTCTATTTCCATAGGGTCCATTCGTGCTTTTGCTGAAAGCTTTGAAGACCTTACCGTATTGCAAATTGATGCCCATGCCGATCTAAGGGAAGAATACGAAGGAAGCAAATGCAATCATGCTTGCGCAGTTTATGAAGCAAGCCAGAAAACAAAACTTATTCAAGTTGGAATACGCAGTATGGATATTTCTGAATTGGATAATATGATAGAAGATCAAACCTATTTTGCGGAAGACATTAACCAAAGCGACGATTGGGTAGACGATTCTATCCATCAAATGACCGAAAATGTTTTTATAACCATCGATTTGGATGCTTTCGATCCTTCTATCCTACCTTCCACTGGTACTCCAGAACCGGGTGGTTTATTATGGTATGAAACCTTGGAATATTTAAAAAAGGTCTTTAAAAAGAAAAATGTAGTTGGCTTTGATATTGTAGAGCTTTGCCCGAATGAAAAGGAAAAATCTTCTGATTTTCTGGCCGCAAAGTTGTATTATAAAATGTTAGCTTATAAATTTAAATACGCAAACTCAAAAAATCAAGACGACGATGACGAAGAGTAA
- the aroB gene encoding 3-dehydroquinate synthase — MLNSISSHGCQVHFNEKSYQELNSHLEQKNYSKVFILVDANTHAHCLPVFLGKLEKAYDIEIIEIEPGEEHKQIETCSQVWSVISELGGDRKSVLINLGGGVVTDLGGFVGATYMRGIDFLNIPTSLLAMVDASVGGKTGVDLGALKNQVGVIINPLMVLIDTEYLQTLPPNELRSGLAEMLKHGLIYDEKYWKQLQSLDKLTPEDLDKLIHRSVLIKNEVVTEDPRENGLRKILNYGHTLGHAIESYFLQSPEKTKLLHGEAIAIGMIMETYLSSELLDFPKEKLEDIKATFLNYFDAVDISREDMETIIGLMKFDKKNAHGNVNFVLLEDIARPKLDVTVSKELLFKSLEYYKK; from the coding sequence ATGCTCAACTCCATTTCCAGCCACGGTTGCCAAGTCCATTTTAACGAAAAATCGTACCAAGAATTAAACTCCCATCTTGAACAAAAGAATTATTCCAAGGTTTTTATTTTGGTAGATGCAAATACGCATGCCCATTGTTTACCTGTATTTTTGGGAAAACTTGAAAAGGCGTACGATATTGAAATCATTGAAATTGAACCCGGAGAGGAGCACAAACAAATTGAAACATGCAGTCAAGTTTGGAGTGTTATTTCTGAGCTTGGTGGCGACCGAAAATCCGTGCTTATAAATTTAGGTGGTGGGGTCGTTACCGATTTGGGAGGATTTGTAGGGGCTACCTACATGCGGGGAATCGACTTTCTAAACATTCCCACTTCCCTACTCGCTATGGTAGACGCCTCTGTAGGAGGTAAAACTGGCGTAGATCTGGGAGCATTAAAAAACCAAGTGGGTGTTATCATCAATCCGCTTATGGTTTTAATAGATACTGAATATTTACAAACACTTCCACCTAATGAATTAAGAAGTGGATTGGCTGAAATGCTTAAACACGGACTCATTTACGATGAAAAATATTGGAAACAGCTTCAAAGTCTAGATAAACTTACACCTGAAGATTTAGACAAACTCATACATCGATCGGTTTTAATTAAAAATGAAGTGGTGACGGAAGACCCCCGTGAAAATGGTTTACGAAAAATATTAAACTACGGGCATACCCTCGGTCACGCTATAGAGTCTTATTTTTTGCAATCGCCAGAAAAAACAAAATTATTGCACGGCGAGGCCATCGCTATAGGTATGATTATGGAAACTTATCTCTCTAGCGAACTCCTTGACTTTCCAAAAGAAAAACTGGAAGATATAAAAGCCACTTTCCTTAATTATTTTGATGCAGTAGACATAAGTAGGGAAGACATGGAAACGATCATCGGTTTGATGAAATTTGATAAGAAAAATGCCCACGGAAACGTAAATTTTGTGCTGCTGGAAGACATTGCACGACCAAAACTCGACGTTACGGTAAGCAAGGAACTACTTTTCAAGTCTTTAGAATACTACAAAAAATAA
- a CDS encoding arginine decarboxylase, producing the protein MKTKYFDLIDQTYYFPQEEFTLDEDQLKFHNIDLMELVEKYGAPLKFTYLPKISDNIKKAQYWFKNAIEKHDYAGDYHYCYCTKSSHFSHILNEALNNDIHIETSSAFDIDIVKSLIDKGKVTKDNYVICNGFKRDKYIENIAELINGSHKKCIPIIDNYEELNLLDEAINEPFNVGIRIASEEEPKFEFYTSRLGIGYRNIVPFYNKEIKDNEKVNLKMLHFFINTGIRDTAYYWNELLKCLKVYIQLRKICPTVDSLNIGGGFPIKNSLAFEYDYEYMINEIIFQIKTACEEADVPVPHIFTEFGSFTVGESGGAIYEVLYQKQQNDREKWNMINSSFITTLPDSWAISKRFIMLAINRWNDEYERVLLGGLTCDSDDYYNSEQNMNAIYLPKYSRSKPLYIGFFNTGAYQETIGGFGGLQHCLIPSPKHVLIDKDDEGNITTKLFSEQQTANDFLKILGYNE; encoded by the coding sequence ATGAAGACGAAGTACTTCGATCTTATAGATCAAACCTACTATTTCCCTCAAGAGGAATTCACTTTAGATGAAGATCAATTAAAATTCCATAACATCGACCTTATGGAATTGGTAGAAAAATATGGAGCTCCACTAAAGTTCACCTATTTGCCTAAGATTTCAGATAATATAAAAAAAGCCCAATATTGGTTTAAAAATGCCATCGAGAAACACGATTACGCCGGTGATTACCATTACTGCTATTGTACCAAAAGTTCGCATTTTAGCCATATTTTAAATGAAGCTCTAAATAACGATATCCATATTGAAACCTCTTCTGCTTTCGATATCGATATTGTTAAAAGTTTAATCGACAAGGGAAAAGTCACCAAAGACAATTATGTAATTTGTAACGGATTTAAAAGGGATAAATACATTGAGAACATTGCAGAACTCATTAATGGTTCGCACAAAAAATGTATTCCAATTATCGATAATTACGAAGAATTAAACCTTTTAGACGAAGCTATTAACGAGCCTTTCAACGTGGGTATTCGCATTGCTTCGGAAGAAGAACCCAAGTTTGAATTTTATACCAGTAGATTGGGCATTGGTTATAGAAATATAGTTCCGTTTTATAACAAAGAAATTAAAGACAATGAAAAAGTGAACCTTAAAATGCTTCATTTTTTCATTAATACCGGTATTAGGGATACGGCTTATTATTGGAACGAGCTTTTAAAGTGTTTAAAAGTTTACATTCAGTTGCGCAAAATTTGTCCAACTGTAGATTCTTTAAATATTGGCGGTGGTTTTCCTATAAAAAATTCATTGGCATTTGAATATGACTATGAATATATGATCAACGAAATCATTTTTCAGATTAAAACTGCCTGTGAGGAAGCAGACGTTCCCGTACCTCATATTTTTACAGAGTTCGGAAGTTTTACAGTTGGGGAAAGTGGTGGTGCCATTTACGAGGTTTTATATCAAAAACAACAAAATGACCGTGAAAAGTGGAATATGATCAATTCATCTTTTATCACTACCCTGCCCGATAGTTGGGCGATAAGCAAACGTTTTATAATGTTGGCGATTAACCGTTGGAACGATGAGTACGAAAGGGTCCTGTTGGGAGGGCTCACTTGCGATAGTGATGATTATTACAACTCCGAGCAGAACATGAACGCTATTTATTTACCCAAATATAGCAGGTCTAAACCGCTTTACATTGGCTTTTTTAACACTGGTGCATACCAAGAAACCATAGGTGGTTTTGGTGGCTTGCAGCACTGTTTAATTCCTTCTCCAAAACACGTTTTAATAGATAAGGACGATGAAGGAAATATAACCACAAAACTTTTTTCTGAACAACAAACTGCAAACGACTTTTTAAAAATTTTAGGTTACAATGAGTAA
- a CDS encoding proline dehydrogenase family protein has protein sequence MKNFFDNTEIAFKLKSDAELDRAYFLFKMIAHQPLVKMGTAITNFAIKAHLPVEGIIRATVFDHFCGGVSELDCMKTVDALYTAGVCSVLDYSVEGKETEEQFDAVVARTLKLIDFVNEKEAIPFAVFKPTAMGRFDLYVKVGEGKKLNPDETKEWDRVKNRFNTVCEKAYELGVSLLIDAEESWMQKAADEIVEEMMVRYNTEKAVVFNTLQMYRWDRMEYLKELHARAKEKGFIIGMKLVRGAYMEKENDRAEEMGYPTPICASKKETDDNFNTGVRYMMEHLDVMELFLGTHNEDSTLLVLSLMEEKGISKDDHRIWFGQLYGMSDHISYNLAHKDYHVAKYLPFGPVRDVMPYLIRRAEENTSVAGQTTRELTLLSAERKRRKM, from the coding sequence ATGAAAAATTTTTTTGATAATACAGAGATCGCTTTTAAATTAAAAAGCGACGCTGAACTTGATAGAGCATACTTTTTATTTAAGATGATAGCCCACCAACCATTGGTAAAGATGGGAACCGCTATTACCAACTTTGCCATTAAAGCGCATTTACCGGTAGAAGGAATAATTAGGGCAACGGTTTTCGATCATTTTTGTGGCGGTGTGAGCGAACTGGATTGTATGAAAACAGTAGACGCACTTTACACTGCTGGAGTATGTTCTGTACTCGATTATTCTGTGGAAGGAAAAGAAACAGAAGAACAATTTGACGCTGTGGTGGCGCGGACTTTGAAACTCATAGATTTTGTGAATGAAAAAGAAGCCATTCCATTTGCTGTTTTTAAACCAACAGCTATGGGGCGCTTCGATTTGTATGTAAAGGTTGGAGAAGGAAAAAAACTCAATCCAGACGAAACAAAAGAATGGGATCGGGTAAAAAACAGGTTTAATACCGTTTGTGAAAAGGCCTATGAGCTGGGAGTTTCTTTACTTATTGACGCCGAAGAAAGTTGGATGCAAAAGGCAGCCGATGAAATTGTAGAAGAGATGATGGTGCGTTACAACACGGAAAAGGCTGTTGTATTTAACACCCTGCAAATGTATCGCTGGGACCGTATGGAGTACCTAAAAGAACTGCATGCAAGAGCTAAAGAAAAAGGTTTTATCATTGGGATGAAATTGGTTCGTGGAGCCTATATGGAAAAGGAAAACGACCGTGCGGAAGAAATGGGGTATCCAACTCCTATTTGTGCTTCCAAAAAAGAAACAGATGATAACTTTAATACTGGGGTTCGTTATATGATGGAACACCTTGATGTTATGGAATTATTTTTAGGAACCCATAATGAAGATAGTACGCTATTGGTATTGTCGCTTATGGAAGAAAAAGGGATTTCTAAGGACGATCATCGTATTTGGTTCGGACAATTGTACGGAATGAGCGATCATATTAGTTACAATTTAGCACATAAGGATTACCACGTGGCCAAATATTTACCTTTTGGACCTGTTCGGGATGTAATGCCATATTTAATACGCAGGGCAGAGGAAAACACCTCTGTAGCCGGACAAACAACGAGGGAACTAACACTATTATCTGCGGAAAGAAAACGTAGAAAAATGTAA